DNA sequence from the Vicia villosa cultivar HV-30 ecotype Madison, WI linkage group LG3, Vvil1.0, whole genome shotgun sequence genome:
CAGTTGCCACATTAATCTCAGACCATAGTTTCCGCCTTCAGAAGCGACGAACAGAATGCTGCATAATCGAGACCGAAAATGCACTGGTTCCTTATCATGATCATCAAGGAGGAGAGATTGTTGCACTTGATCAAAATGATTTATTTTCCAACAACCATGCCTCGCGGCTGCAGCTCAAACACGGTGACATATTGGTATTGGATGATCCACAACAAGGCCAGAAAAGTTTCCAAATTTATGAAAACTTAGTAGGAGGGAACTATTATCTCTATAGCGCCATATGTCTAGATCATCCCTCGGCGTTACTTTCTTTATACGTCGGCGCACATCCATCTAGACTAGAGCCTTCTTGGGAGGATATGAGTCTTTGGTATCAAGTGCAACGCCAAACAAAAGTTCTAAACATTTTGAGGAATCAAGGaattttaaacaaatatttacccGAAATTGTTGCTTCAGGTAGGATTGTACATTCTGGTCGTTGCAACAAAGAAAGTCCCGGCGGAAAATGTGATCATCCATGGTGCGGAACTCCAATACTAGTAACATCACCGGTAGGCGAGCCGTTATCGTCTGTAGTTTCCAATGAAACATTTTCTGCCGATGAAGCAATACGCTTATGCCGAGACTGTCTTGTTGCGCTAAGAAGTGCGGCCGTAGCTAATGTCCAACACGGCGATATTTGTCTGGAAAACATAATACGCATTGTGGAAAAACAAGGTAATGCTAGAAACCATCACCAACAAGCAATGTACGTCCCGATATCTTGGGGCCGTGCCGTGTTGGAAGATAGAGACAGCCCTGCTATAAATTTACAATTCTCATCATCTCATGCACTTCAACACGGGAAGCTTTGTCCTTCATCTGATGCCGAAAGCATCATCTACATCGTTTATTTTATTACCGGAGGGACTATGACCCAACAAGATTCTATCGAGTCTGCTTTACAATGGAGAGAAAACAGTTGGGCGAAACGATCGATACAACAGCATCTTGGTCAGGTTTCAGCTCTATTGAAAGGTTTTGCCGATTATGTGGATAGCTTGTGCGGTACTCCATATCCGGTTGATTATGATATATGGTTAAAAAGGTTGAACAATGCAGTAGAAGGTTCTGCTGATAAAGGTAAAATGATTGAAGAAGTAGCCATAATGTTGAGAATAGAGGATGCTGCTGAATCTTCTGGAGCTTCTGGTCCTTAATTTGTTTTTGTAAATTGCAATTGGTGAATTGAATTcatatgcattttatttttaggACTTTTCAGGTTCTTTAGTACTAATGTTTTGGTGTCTGATGCGGCGACAGGAAAGTTATATTTTGGAGTGTTTTTACTGGCTTTTGAAATCAGATTATTAAACTTTATTGACAAAATTCACACATGGTTCAAGAATTGGCTGTTTCAAGAACTTGGAACCATCTATTTTTTGATGGAGGATGTGATGAACTGTTATGGTTAATATAAACTTCAATACTGAAACTTGTTTACCATTTATTGCCTTATTATTTTAGCAATTTAGCATGTTTGCTATTAGttctattgtttttgttttttttttttgtttttttttgttttttttcatttttaagcaCAACATGATCCTATTTATGAACAAAACCAAGAGATAGGATAACCTCATAGATGATTCTCAGGGGAACAAATCTTCTCCATTTTCCAAAGAAATTGCATGGTCCATTACTAAGGTTTACATTATATAAATGTTAAATTATACACATGTTAAATTATACTCGTACATGTCACAAAATTACAATAATAAATGCATTTATACACCAAAAACTTTAGTAATTGAATTCTCATTTCTTttaagaaatggagaggatcttaaCTCAAATTGAATTCTCATTTATACACCAAAATTACAATAATATAAATGTTTTATACTTCAAACTTTAGTAATGACACTTTCCATTTCTTtgaagaaatggagaggatcacAATTCAATGTTAATGAGttgagatcctctccatttctttgAAGAAATGGAGAGTGACATTACTAAaatttttatgtataaaaattcaaatatgcaAAATATATGTTAcatttttcaataatataaatGTTTTATACTTCACACTTTATTAATGGCACTCtcaatttctttgaaaaaatggAGAGGATTATTTTTCAATGTTAATGTGCAAGTTGATGTAATGGGTTTAATCATATTGTGTACCACG
Encoded proteins:
- the LOC131661044 gene encoding uncharacterized protein LOC131661044, with product MQLGFLQNGLDSSPGRSQDGSFRKSNSVISASTVSGASGLSKFFPISKRVLKGLKEYGRKLVDLELFTQYLEEWVLENLSNDSAGGMHGFSSLFTIDELRKLDMALEGVPFQQLVRMPMFSEDSEELIEDQYLAAEDFLHAVITGLWRTFWHKSGPLPLCVSCPSYPGSKFSSVEKAISRGRLREMHGLGLISKTSTSSKIKWDQVVEFAVFKPEILLDNVLGVSANTICEALFYGFHVLISRSLSKVSSVNSDSVFLLVLDSKSGVVIKFSGDLGKLDLSNSSNPYLSVAEWIKTYAEICITPVEPIWNQLGNPNWGDVGTLQILLATFYSIAQWNGPPRKSVATLISDHSFRLQKRRTECCIIETENALVPYHDHQGGEIVALDQNDLFSNNHASRLQLKHGDILVLDDPQQGQKSFQIYENLVGGNYYLYSAICLDHPSALLSLYVGAHPSRLEPSWEDMSLWYQVQRQTKVLNILRNQGILNKYLPEIVASGRIVHSGRCNKESPGGKCDHPWCGTPILVTSPVGEPLSSVVSNETFSADEAIRLCRDCLVALRSAAVANVQHGDICLENIIRIVEKQGNARNHHQQAMYVPISWGRAVLEDRDSPAINLQFSSSHALQHGKLCPSSDAESIIYIVYFITGGTMTQQDSIESALQWRENSWAKRSIQQHLGQVSALLKGFADYVDSLCGTPYPVDYDIWLKRLNNAVEGSADKGKMIEEVAIMLRIEDAAESSGASGP